The following nucleotide sequence is from Apium graveolens cultivar Ventura chromosome 4, ASM990537v1, whole genome shotgun sequence.
atatagccatcatacatctctgaaaggtggccggggcgccacataacccaaacgaaactctacgaaaagcaaatgtgccaaatggacaagtgaaggtagtcttttcctgatcctctggtgcaatacaaatctgattatacccggaatacccatccagaagacaaaaatactcatgtcccaccaatctgtcaagcatttgatcaatgaatgggagagggaagtgatcctttcttgtggctttgttcaattttctataatccatgcatactctccatccagtaactgttcgagtagggatgagctcattcttttcatttgcgaccacagtgatacctcccttcttaggaacacattgtacagggctcacccatgagctgtcagaaataggataaatgatgcctgcatctagccatttcagaatttctttcttcaccacctccttcatgattgggttcagtcttcgctgctgttccacagttggcttactaccttcctctaacagaattttatgcatacaatatgagggacttatccccttgatgtctgctatagtccatcctatagccgatttgaattctctcaaaatccttaagagcttgtcttccttactacctgaaaggtcagctgaaataataacaggtaacgtagatgaatcacctaaaaaggcatacctcaagtgttcaggtaatggtttgagctctaaggtaggcgcttcctctattgatggtttgagcttcccttcagcgttcttgaggtcagaagtaccaagagattcaaatggtatatctagctttcgcttccagggagaagcgttcagatattgtaattgctcgttgctatcttcatcatcactatcaaattcccccactaaggccttttccaatgcatcagacattagcatgtgatcgagttccgaagtaaccgcagaatcaatcacatccacttttaagcactcctcatcttctgtagggaatttcattgccttgaatacgttgaaggtcacatcctgatcgtgaacccgcatagtaagttctcctttttgcacatctatcaaggtacggccagtcgccaagaaaggcctccccaagattatgggaatctttttatcttcctcaaaatccagaataacaaaatcagcaggaaagaagagcttatccaccttgacgagcacatcctcaactatgccccttgggtaagtaatggaacggtccgccaattgtagcgacatgtatgtgggttttggatcaggtaggtccagctttttaaaaatcgacaacggcatcagattaatgcttgctcccaaatcacaaaggcacttgtcaaaagttagattgccaatggtgcaaggaatggtgaagcttcctggatctttcagttttggtggtaacttttgttgcagaaccgcgctgcattcttccgtgagagcaacggttttaaggtcatccagtttcaccttccttgaaagaatagtcttcataaacttcgcataactaggcatttgttccagagcctcagcgaaaggtatattgatgtgaagtttcttgaacacctccagaaacttcccgaactgtctatccagcttttgttgctgcaatctcttaggaaaaggtggtggaggatagagctgtttctcccctgtattagcctcaggcagagtgtgttcaacagtagtcttccttggttccgccgctttctccctttgcttagattcttcatctcgaacttcagcttcgacttcttttgccttttcagcatcagctacttttccagaccttaaggtaatagccttgacttgctctttagcttccttcctgcctggtacttccgtgtcactgggaagagtgccaggttgacgattgagcactgcattggctaattgaccgatttgattttccaaggtcttgatagaaaccgcctgactcttgcacaacagcttaagttcctcaaaatcagcactagtaggtgcagctgcacttccctgttgaggatatgattgtcttgtagcatactgctgtggttgctggaatccaggtgggttaaactgtttactcactccttgctgatatggtggctgaatagcattctgattatttccccagctgaaatttggatgatttctgttgttaggatgataggtcgctggcacaggctgctgttgtcgctgataattattcacatactgaacagattcgttgacaagagaacactaatccgtagcatgagaacttgcacaaagctcacaaaccatagctatttgattaactccatacgtagccaaagaatcaaccttcattgatagcgcttggagctgggctgcaatagcggtggctgcatcaacttccagaatacctgctaccttgcctgatgccatcctctgagttgggttttgatgctcatttgcagccatcgtctcaataagattgtacgcctcagtatagcttttagcccataaggcgcctccagctgctgcatcgagcatgggccgagattgagcccccaaaccattataaaaaccagtgattaccatccaatccggcatttcATGATGTGGatattttctcaacatttccttgtagcgttcccaagcctcgcacatagattctgtaggttgctgcgcaaactgagtaagagcactcctcatagcagcagtctttgccattggataaaacttcaccagaaacttttgcgcaagatcttgccacgtagtgattgacccagctggttcagaatgtaaccagtctttagccttatccctcagtgagaatggaaaaagtctcaacttgatagcctcatcagtcacgccattatacttaaaagtgttgcagatctcgacaaaattccttatgtgcatgttggggtcttcagttgccgctcctccaaaagaaacagaattctgcaccatctgaatagtgcccggcttgatttcaaaggtgttagcttgaatagccggatgaaggatgcttgactgaatgtcatcaattttaggccgagaaaaatccataagagctggatcagcttgaataatatgatctcccatgtttactggttctttctgctcagttcctgaatccgaatcctcaaaatctaacttctccggtgtatcaagaacttcgtctttctcctcagctgtatctaaggtcctcttgcgagcacgagaacgagtttgcataaacgtttgctaaagtacctgaaacacaaccgaaaagagtaattaactactacgtcctaatcactgagtcctaatgaccaatgatggtaagtacataaactaaacaaatacgccgagtccccggcagcggcgccaaaaacttgttagggcgaaatcacgcactaatattcacgcaagtatacgcgttcgcaagtaatatagaatactttctagttcgttccctcagagactcagactaatttattgtctaatttaactcactcaccaatgtatgattacttctcaatgttaagataataacacttaaaattgttgattaaatattaactataattaactacttaattaaccacttaactaacacttcaatttatcaataataaaacactcatgagatcacaacttcattattacttccttctatagccatagttattacctttagcatgtgacagtgatgatattaatcgaataacacaaaactgataaaagccaactttcattgtactaataccattctaccaaacatccacaattaagatagaaattgaatagtcatcaattatgttgagttcctatatgtctacagaaattgacaacacaacgatttaagcacaagttattccttttgattacatagggcaaataaaactgttagagttacccactaatcatgcacaacgtacatgaacctatgctagcatggcaagttctaaatctcaagatccaccgtcgcttcacaagagattaacaccctatcttatatgttcgcgacgcacataagacgaatacgcacaaccaatactagatatcatgcaatcatcacacactaaagtattaaacaattaactaaagaattccatagtaaatccgttgcaaccccatgatcacgattagcccataatagaacttatcgccatcatgggttcatatgaaatcatgataaacgaacacaagaaaataacaactaaactaattatattaaaacagagtacgtcacaagagtaaataagtcaaagcaagaaaactagcatccaacgttacaacgaaacaagaatcacaagaatatatgcttccccTTCGTTgctgtgctaaatcggtcttcttccttatctccttcgcttcttgcaaaacacaatctaaaacataatcccctcttaatactctgtaaaaaatgtctcaaatctacttatataatagtcccataaaactcagattacatagaagttggaagccaaacagaagtagaagtctaaaacaatatattattttccccgaccctgcgcggccgctcagtatttctgcgcgggcgcgcaaggctgctgcgcggccgctcagcattgctgcgcgggcgcgcaggaccctactggaaaatttccaggtttgctccgtttcttcgccgtaatctgcccgttcttttcctctcgcaatggtgaacacatgccaaggcttattcttgatgattcctcctctgaaatgcaactaataccctgaaatgcataaacactagaaaaacgcatcaaatacacaaaatacttgatttcaagacaccaatttaagccattttaagacgttctaagtggtataaaatgccacttatcaaaatGGCGATGTCTAATGTcctttttctagtagtgaagGATCCATACATCAGAGTGATGTTTGTGCTCATCAACAACTAGAGCAATATCTTCTTCAGAATTTGTATCGGCTACAGCAGCAGTACCTATCAATTCATCGTGTTGCTTCTTTTTCTTGGGACAATCATATTTCCAGTGTCCCTTCTCTTTACAGTACTTATAGAAATCATTAGTTTTCGGACCCTTATGAGCTGGTTTCTTGATGAATTTATTCTTCCCCGACTTTCCCAATCTGTTAATCTCGCTGGCTACCAACCCAATAGCTTGATTATCTGTATCAGCCCCTTACGGCGTAACTCTCTAGAATGAAGAGCAGATTTGACCTCCTCTGAAGAAATATTATCTTTACCAACAATAAAAGATTGCATAAAATTCTCATATGATAAAGATAAAGAAactaaaaaaattaaagaaaCATCCTCATCTTCAAGTTTAACATCCAAATTACGAAATTCTAATAAGATTGTGTTTAACTTATTTAAGTGATCTCGAAGAGACATACCTTCTTGTATTTGCAGATGAAACAGACGTTCTTCCAAATTACGAAATTCTAATAAGATTGTATTTGCAGCGGGTTGTCTTTCGTCGGACTTATATATACCCCTATTTTGCTGGGCGCGGAAGTAGGGGTTGTTGCACAGCTTAAGAAAGCAacttatttattaaaaattttgtcATGTACAGACTTTTAAGCTTCAACGATAAACCAGGCGTGATATCCTCCTCTGCGATTTCTGTAAAAATATCATCAACATGACACAACAAAATTTTTGAATGTGCCTTTCCTTCTGGACTGGCCATCTCAGCGCTTTCAGAATATTTCGATTTCTTGTTCAACGGCGCCCAGAGCCCCTGGTGCTTTAACAAGGCACACATCTTGATTTGCCATTGTTAGATCCGATATGACGTAATAATATGGTAGAAGGGAGGGGGTTTAAATAGCTTATCAccaatttaaaattaaattgCCCGTTTTAAATTTCTTCTTTAAGGATAGTTTAACGAAAGTAAGTAACTTATGACCGTTCGAGATCAATCAACCACCGAAGAAAAGCTACAGAGTTATTATAATTTCTTCGTTTTAAGATATTGATTTTAACCCTCCCCTCCGAGAAGAATGATGCAGACTTTTCGCAGAGGCTAAAAAATTAAAACTGATGCATTTTTCAATTGCGACTTTTCTCTATTTAAATTGTAGAAATAAATATTTGTCATAGTGAAGAAAATGTCAAATTATCAAGAGATTTAATGTTAATAGTTTGAAAGATTTAATGGTGGGCGGAAGGATGAAGATAATTTCGAGTATTGAGGAGAGACTAGAAGAAGTCCAAAGCTATGTTGATGTGGATGTGGTAAAAAAGAGTGAATACTGAACAAAATGGTTGTGTGGTGGATTAAatcatttttttagtttttctTACGTATAATTGTTAAAATTTCTATCCATCGATTatcattttaattattttttataaatagaCTTTCTTagttattaatttatttttttaaaaaaaattcctaTATATCAATTTTTATATTTTCTACATTATTAAAAAAACTAATTTCCATATTAATTACATAACTCAAAAATTGTGGACCCCATTTTTAACTTTGAGCCGAGGTCCCTTCCCCTGTGGACTACCCTCCGACCCTGCCTGAAAATGAGCCTTTATATATATAGGGGAGACTGCTACAGAGTTTCAACATCCCCCTAACTAGAAAGACCAATGGAGCtgcataaactctgaaacttcTAGCTGCAAGCTCGATTTAAATGTCAATAGACATGCATTGGCTACTGGAGATTAAATCCTGCAACTTTGGCAAACTAAAACTTCAAATCCGGGCTAGTGATGCTTTCTACTTTCTAGTTATGGAGTTAATAAGTTTAATCAATATATTCATGTTATCTTTAATGCACCGCTAGTCCTTAAAAGCTACACACAGCCTGTTATCATGTTCTTTCTGTATGCTCCCTCATTTGCCAAACGATCTGCCACAATATTTAAACACCTGTCAATGTGCACTAGTCTAATATTCACATTATTAACTAGACAGCAAGAATAAGAGAAGATGACTATATGGGCCTGTCTATTCTCTCATTTACTTATCTTATCCAATACATAATTGAAAGCCTCCAAGTCTGTATCATACGGACTTCATCCTTGTTCCAAAAACCATCAATGAGCCCTGAGATAGATGACATGACAAACTAAAGAGAAATGATTTTATTTCCTGAGGGGCTATATTTCGTAACACAATTCTTGTCCCATAGATGTTAAATTTTGAGCCAGACACTAGTTGAATGCTCTATACTTGACACTTAGTTCCAGAGTCCTTTTCTTGATTTAAGGATAGCCATACCATCCAAAGCGTAGCTGCAATGCAAATGTCCCCTCTAACTTTGAAATCTTTTTGTCTAAGGTCTTCGAAAATGGTTTGCAAACTGAAAAAATCGTAGTTTTTCAGTTTTATATTAATCCACCATGCATATATCCTCCACGCCAGTCTTGCAGGCGGGCATTGCCATAACAAATTAAAAGAGACCTCAATCTCACAGCACACGACTTAATAGTTTTTGGTATAAGAGACACCTCTGTTGAAGAGTAACATGTAAGTTGGCAGACTATTTTGTGCCGTTTTCCAGAGGAAAAAATTTGATCCTTGGAGTTGGAGGCACCTTTAGCTTGATATTACAAGGATCTTGAGGAAACACTCCTGACAGTAGGTTTACATAGTATTGGCCATTAGGCCATACTGAATGTGGCTGGCTTGAGAAAGTCCCCAAGTCAAAATATCTCTACCTGGTTGAAGATTCACTGTATCATTTATCAAATGAAGGTCTGTCCTTTGGGTATTATTGAGATTCTTTGACCATAAAAGAAGATCTCTGCAAGGTTCTGTAGTCCATTTTGACATGAATTGCTTGACAGAACATAATCTTAACTCGGAAAGTGAGGAGAGATTAGTGAACCTTAAAGATAAAATACCAGAATCAGTCTAATTATGTAGCCAAAATTCCACTCAACTTCCGTCATTCATTTGCCATTTAAATTGATCCGTGTATGAACCATTTGAGAAGTTAGCTTGTACTTCCTTTAAACTATGCGCAACATGACTAAATTTTACATTACCATTATGTGTAGGCGGGAGTGTTAAATTTTACAGCTTCTTCTTTTCTATAATGAGCTTCCACTTCCATTTTGTTAGGGCTGCCATATTCCTATAAGGTCCATCAATCCCAGGCCCCCATTTGTTTAAGAAGCACCAATGTATTCCAATATATGAAGTGCATTTTTCTGGAGGAACATCCGTTCTCATTGATTTCGTTCCAGAAAAAACCTCTCTTCATGTTTCTTTTAGGAATAGTACTGTTCCGTCCGCAAATTGTATGTGAGAATAGAAGGGCATCTCCTTAACTTAACACCCTTTATGATCCCTAAGTCTTCAGCTTTTACCAATAAAAGATGAAGTACTTGAGCCACAATATCACACAACAAAGGAGGGATTGGGTATCCTTGCCTCAAACCTTGTTGACAACTGTATTCTCACGTTGGACTTCCACTGATCAGGACTGAAAAAGCCTGGATGAGCTTAAAATAGAATTAAGTCAGCCAATCCATTTTGTTGAGAACCCAAAATTTACTGACAACTTCAAACAAAAAGCTCCATCTTACAGAGTCAAATGCCTTAGCAAAGTCTAGATTGAGGATGACACTATGTGATTTCCTATTTAGGATGTTATGAACCACCTCTGAGGCTATCAGCATGCTCTCACTATTGTTTCTGCTCTTTGTAAACACTGATTGAACCTCTGAAACAATCTTATCCATAACTAACTCTTTGTGCATCACATAAACATGCCACAGTTCCTTGACATAAGAAAAAGTGGCTGTTGTTTATATTAGCTGACTCTTGCCCATTTTTTTAAAAGATAAATTCGGAAAAAAAAAATTGATGGATCATGCATTCCAAAAATTTGACAGATCCATTCAAAAATATACCTAACATCTTAATTTACATAATTCCTATTTTACAGATCACCTAAATATTGTAGATTTGTATTATTCTAAACTCAAACTATTTTACATTACATATTTCTTGAAACCATTCTGCATTACATTTCATCATTCAACATGTTTTAAACTAGGCAGATTAACAATCTACGTTCATATGCAATATCGACTGCATTTACTCGACAATTTTGGAGCAGTTATTTTAGACACTGCACATACATATTCGCCTACATCCCATTTATATGTGCAACTTTACACCTTACTGTTTAACTTATATTACTAATACATCCGAAATTCTGATAATAAGAAGTATAGTTACGTCCAAGTTTAACTGTTATTTTCCTTTCCCACAAATTTTTAAGAGTCAATGAGTAAAAGATCAAGGGCTTCACCAGCCTGCAGCTTTGTTGAGAGTCGAAGCTTTCTGTAATCTTGAAAAGTAAAAGGCGCATATAAACGACGATGTGCAGCATCCACTAGTTCTGCTGGAGCTTCCACCGTCTCCTTGGGACCTAGCAGAAATGCAGCAATCGAATACCTTAAATTTGCTTCCTTGCATTGCACTCTATGCTTTACGGTGCGTAATCTTCCATTACTCCAAGCCTTTATCATAACAAAGCATTTACAGAAATTTATCATATACACTCAAAAAATTATTTGGAAGTAGCAAAATATAACTGCAATAACTTTACATAAAGCTTGCACGTAATAGGTAACACGAGTTCACAATCATTTTTCTTTACTCTCATGCTGTTTATATAGAAGAGCCCTGTGGTATCTTACATCAAGTCCAGAAATCCTATGGAACGACATGATCATGACTTTCACATAGTCTTCTCCCACATTCGGAACCAAGTATATTCAAGTAAACCAAGTATGAAGTGTTAGAAAGCAGATGGTGTCATTATTCTAGAAAGCAGATGGTAGTCATTATTCTGTAGCATCATATACTTAGACTCTCTGAATtgtaatataataatatatggACTTGATACACATATAATCTTCATCCAATGTACAGGACTCCATAGCCATAGCACAACATGAAACATTTTCCATACAAAATTACAAATATTAGAAATACTCACATACACATGCCTAAGGAGAGTGGTAATCAGTAAGCAATAAGCAATTGGTTCAAAACAGATAGCATCAAAGCATGATAATTTAACAGCAAAGTGTATAATTCTGAAACATTGTGCATAAAAGAGTCACTCACTGTAGCAACATCTCCAAGATTGACAACAAGACTATTTGGCCAAGGATCCACGGGCACGAAAGCTCCAGACTTGTCCATGACCTCCAGGCCACCAACACCTTCGTCATCCTGAAGTATGGTAAGAAACCCGGAATCGGTGTGTATTTGTACTCCAGAGGACCCAACAGTTTCTTCAgcaaaattatatttatttatccGAAATTGGAAAGGCCATCCCTCAATTGTAAAATTAGATAATCCCAAACCATCAGCCAAAATCCCACTAATCTCTACAAACAGCTCATGTATTGCTTTGGCATACTTAATAAGTGTCTCTCTGTTATCAAAATTTAAACTCATATCAATCAATAACCAtccaaattaaaattaaaattatttaattgaAGAAGTTTACCTTTGGTAAGGAGAAGCATTCAACTGAGAGCAAAAAGCATTAACATCTTCAGGGCAAGACATATAAAGACCAAAAGCCTCATAAAGAGGGTTGGTCTGAGAAGGTGCCATGTACCCACTTCCGGCAATGACGTCAGAATTACGGCGTTTAATTTCCGGTGGAAGATCAAAAAGTGACTTGACAACAGATTTCATTTCAGACATGAGAGAGTCAGAAAGAATCTTCTGATGGTTGACTAATCTAAAACAGCCCCACTCTTGACACACTTGCACGAGTTTCGATGTCTGTGCTGGAAAATCTTGGAGATCGATCACTGGGATAGTGCAGATTTTACTTGCCATTTTGATCAGTTTGGTTGATGAATAACACCAAGACTTAGGTTTATAAAATTTGATTGATTATAATAGGCTGCAGTGCACTGCAGTTGGTTTTAATATGTACAAACAAACTTATTGTCACGGCCGGTTTTGTAACCTTCTTTTTTGGCAATTTGTTATTTTTAAGggttacaagaaataaggcaatACCATCGTCCCCAAACCTACTACAGCTTGCGAAATACACATTTCCCACACGACTTTCTTTCAATTTTTGTccttttttaaaattttctattTAGCACAACTTAAGCACCCATCTCCTTGCGAAAGGTCAAGAGTTCGACTCAATACTCTATTGTTCCAAAACAAACTTTATTATTCAGCATCGCATTTTGTTGCAACACTTACTCTCATAAACTAAAATTGAGACAACTTACAGTTGTGAAGTGGAATATAATTTGTATAAGATCTTGTTGGAGTCTTATTCAGACAAGTAATAATTTAGAATAGTTGGTTATCTAACAATATGCAATAAGACAACAGTAGTACAGTTCCTCGACAATATTAAAAACAGTAATCATGGGCAAACAACCACAACTTCACCCCCTCCCCGCGCATTTGTAGTTAGACCGTGCACTTTTAGTAGTTATTGGTGAAGAAGAAGTATACTTTCCTCCAAGTATTACTTGGTTTTCCTTCTCACCCATTTATTTAAGGATCAATGAGTAAAAGATTGAGGGCTTCACCATCGTTCAGCTTTGTTGAAAATCGAAGGTTTCGGTAATCTTCGAAAGTGAAAGGTGCATACAAACGGGGATGTGCATCGTCAACTAGTTCTGGTGGAGCTTCCACTATCTGGTTACTAGGCCCCAGAAATGCAGCAATAGAATACCTTGAACTTCCTTCCTTGCATTGCACTCGATGCTTTACAGTGCGCAATCTTCCATTACTCCAAGCCTTGTAGCAACAACAAACAATAAAATTTTGTTAGTTTGCACttcaaatgtaatcagaaaatacCCCAAGCCTTCATATGTAACATTTATGCATAACTATTGTCTAGCTCACCTTAGCAACATCTCCAAGATTGACAACAAGAGCACCGGGCCAAGGATCAATGGGAATGAAAGCTCCAGACTTGTCCATGACCTCCAGCCCACTAACACCTTCATCATCTTGAACTATGGCAAGGAACCCTGAATCAGTATGTATTTTAAACCCCGAGGATCCGATTGTTTCTTTAGCAAAATTAAATTGGTTTATCCTAAACAGGCAAGGCCATCCCTCTATTGTAAAACCAGATATCCCCAATGCATCAGCTAATTTTCCACTTATCTCCACAAGTAACTCATGTACTGCTTTAGTATACTTATTTATCGTCTCCCTGTAAAATAAATAACCTTTGTAATCAATAATCACCTCAACTTGATGTAAATTCAACAGTAATAAAAGTTTGTACACTTCATCTCAATTTTATACAAATTCAACATAGGAACTTCAACAATCATAAAAGTAGCACACCTCATTACTTCAGAATTAAGCTACTGAGTTCCACACATTATGAAAAAACGATAATTACTTCtttgtgtgtgtgagagagagagagagggagagagatgtCATACAACTTATCCAGCCTTGATGGTCTAACCTATGTATCAGACAAATCACAAACGACTAACACTGCTCCAAATGAATAATTTGATCTTATATGAATACATATTCTCTGGAAGCGTATTCAGCGCGTATTCAGTGCCTTCAAAAGCCATGTACACATTCTTCGTTGCAAAAAGTAAGTTCTGTGAACTTTTTATCCACATGCCTCTCTAGCTTATACAGGTATGTTCTAATTTTTATGTGTGTAGAAGACTAAA
It contains:
- the LOC141720400 gene encoding 2-oxoglutarate-dependent dioxygenase DAO-like, encoding MASKICTIPVIDLQDFPAQTSKLVQVCQEWGCFRLVNHQKILSDSLMSEMKSVVKSLFDLPPEIKRRNSDVIAGSGYMAPSQTNPLYEAFGLYMSCPEDVNAFCSQLNASPYQRETLIKYAKAIHELFVEISGILADGLGLSNFTIEGWPFQFRINKYNFAEETVGSSGVQIHTDSGFLTILQDDEGVGGLEVMDKSGAFVPVDPWPNSLVVNLGDVATAWSNGRLRTVKHRVQCKEANLRYSIAAFLLGPKETVEAPAELVDAAHRRLYAPFTFQDYRKLRLSTKLQAGEALDLLLIDS
- the LOC141720401 gene encoding 2-oxoglutarate-dependent dioxygenase DAO-like isoform X2 is translated as MAIKCSIPVIDLEDFPAQSSKLVQAGEEWGCFRLVNHHNILSVTLMSDMKSVVQSLQDFPPEIKCRNTGIIHGSWETINKYTKAVHELLVEISGKLADALGISGFTIEGWPCLFRINQFNFAKETIGSSGFKIHTDSGFLAIVQDDEGVSGLEVMDKSGAFIPIDPWPGALVVNLGDVAKAWSNGRLRTVKHRVQCKEGSSRYSIAAFLGPSNQIVEAPPELVDDAHPRLYAPFTFEDYRNLRFSTKLNDGEALNLLLIDP
- the LOC141720401 gene encoding 2-oxoglutarate-dependent dioxygenase DAO-like isoform X1, with amino-acid sequence MAIKCSIPVIDLEDFPAQSSKLVQAGEEWGCFRLVNHHNILSVTLMSDMKSVVQSLQDFPPEIKCRNTGIIHGSWYITPSLANPLYEAFGLYMSCPEDVNFFCSQLNVSPSQRETINKYTKAVHELLVEISGKLADALGISGFTIEGWPCLFRINQFNFAKETIGSSGFKIHTDSGFLAIVQDDEGVSGLEVMDKSGAFIPIDPWPGALVVNLGDVAKAWSNGRLRTVKHRVQCKEGSSRYSIAAFLGPSNQIVEAPPELVDDAHPRLYAPFTFEDYRNLRFSTKLNDGEALNLLLIDP